In Sphingomonas sp. Leaf357, a single genomic region encodes these proteins:
- a CDS encoding alpha/beta fold hydrolase: protein MITHLKARIAASLFTIGAVLHPAAGHCKTIATAPTVTQMDHISVSVSGNGSPIVLIPGLSSPRAVWDGVVPDLAKTHRVYVVQINGFAGDAPGKNLGPGLIDGVVADLDRLLVKTKATDAKLVGHSLGGLVTLKFAKAHPDHLQGAMIVDSLPYVGEIFVPGATVAMLEPRAKAMRDAMVASYGQPANAAVAEGTANGLALKPESQAKVKAWFLATDPRVSGEALYEDLTTDLRGDMADIKTPLTIVYPWNARLPKDRADAAYRGAYAKAPNVRYVDIGDAAHFVMLDQPAAFAAALKDFAEAR from the coding sequence ATGATCACACATCTGAAAGCCCGCATCGCCGCCAGCCTGTTCACGATCGGCGCGGTGCTTCATCCCGCCGCCGGACATTGCAAGACCATCGCGACCGCGCCGACGGTCACGCAGATGGATCACATCTCGGTCTCGGTGTCCGGAAACGGCTCGCCGATCGTGCTGATCCCCGGACTGTCGTCGCCCCGCGCCGTATGGGACGGGGTGGTTCCCGATCTGGCGAAGACGCACCGCGTCTACGTCGTCCAGATCAACGGCTTCGCCGGAGACGCGCCAGGCAAAAATCTCGGCCCCGGCCTGATCGATGGCGTCGTTGCAGATCTGGACCGTCTCCTCGTAAAAACAAAGGCCACCGACGCGAAGCTGGTCGGTCATTCGCTCGGCGGCCTTGTCACGCTCAAATTCGCCAAGGCGCACCCGGACCACCTCCAGGGCGCGATGATCGTCGACAGCCTGCCATATGTCGGCGAGATCTTCGTTCCAGGCGCGACCGTCGCGATGCTGGAGCCTCGGGCCAAGGCCATGCGCGACGCGATGGTGGCCAGCTATGGTCAGCCCGCCAACGCCGCGGTTGCGGAGGGCACCGCGAACGGCCTCGCGCTCAAGCCGGAATCGCAGGCTAAGGTCAAAGCGTGGTTCCTCGCCACCGACCCTCGCGTCAGCGGTGAGGCGCTCTACGAGGATCTCACCACCGACCTGCGTGGCGACATGGCCGACATCAAGACGCCGCTCACGATCGTCTATCCCTGGAACGCGAGGCTGCCCAAGGACCGCGCCGACGCCGCCTATCGCGGTGCCTACGCCAAGGCCCCGAACGTCCGCTACGTCGATATCGGCGACGCCGCGCATTTCGTGATGCTCGACCAGCCGGCAGCCTTTGCCGCCGCGCTCAAGGACTTTGCCGAAGCGCGCTGA
- a CDS encoding helix-turn-helix transcriptional regulator has protein sequence MKNRLKVLRAERDWSQGDLADRLEVSRQSVNAIETGRYDPSLPLAFRIAELFDRSIEDIFTSPSKETES, from the coding sequence ATGAAGAACCGTCTCAAGGTGCTCCGTGCCGAACGCGACTGGAGCCAAGGCGACCTCGCCGACCGGCTCGAGGTCTCCCGCCAGAGCGTGAATGCGATCGAGACGGGTCGCTACGATCCCTCGCTCCCCCTCGCCTTCCGCATCGCCGAACTGTTCGACCGTTCGATCGAAGACATTTTCACCAGCCCGTCCAAGGAGACAGAGTCATGA
- a CDS encoding acyl-CoA dehydrogenase family protein: MALDPETFDALIDTVRRFVAERLRPLEGAVEEADAIPAEIVQEMRDMGLFGLSIAEEYGGLGLTMSEEARVAIELGRTTPAFRSTFGTNVGIGSQGLVMAGNAEQKAAWLPRIASGEIITSFALTEPDVGSDSGAVKTRATFDGQAYRLSGTKRYITNADKADLFTVMARTSEEPGARGVSAFLVPRDLTGVAIGEPEKKMGQKGAKVADVIFDDVIVPAENRLGAEGEGFKIAMRVLDRGRLHISAVCVGVAERLIADCVAYATERKQFGKPIAEHQLIQGMIADSKTEALVARAMVLETATAKDAGKDVVMESAAAKYFASEMVGRVADRAVQIFGGAGYIADYGIERLYRDVRLFRIYEGTSQIQQIIIARETIKRGG; the protein is encoded by the coding sequence ATGGCACTCGACCCCGAAACCTTCGATGCGCTGATCGATACGGTGCGCCGCTTCGTGGCCGAACGGCTGCGGCCGCTGGAAGGTGCGGTCGAGGAGGCGGACGCCATTCCGGCTGAGATCGTGCAAGAGATGCGCGACATGGGCCTGTTCGGCCTGTCGATCGCCGAGGAATATGGCGGCCTGGGCCTGACGATGAGCGAGGAAGCGCGCGTCGCGATCGAACTCGGGCGGACGACGCCGGCATTCCGATCGACCTTCGGCACCAATGTCGGGATCGGATCGCAGGGCCTCGTCATGGCTGGCAACGCCGAACAGAAAGCCGCGTGGCTGCCGAGGATCGCCAGTGGCGAGATCATCACCAGCTTCGCGCTGACCGAGCCGGACGTGGGCAGCGACTCGGGCGCGGTGAAGACGCGCGCGACGTTTGACGGGCAGGCGTACCGGCTGAGCGGCACCAAGCGCTACATCACGAATGCCGACAAGGCCGACCTGTTCACCGTGATGGCGCGGACGAGCGAGGAACCCGGCGCGCGCGGCGTGTCCGCGTTCCTCGTGCCGCGCGATCTGACGGGCGTAGCGATCGGCGAGCCGGAAAAGAAGATGGGGCAGAAGGGCGCGAAGGTCGCCGACGTCATTTTCGACGACGTGATCGTGCCGGCGGAGAACCGACTGGGTGCCGAGGGCGAGGGGTTCAAGATTGCGATGCGCGTGCTCGATCGCGGGCGGCTGCACATCAGCGCAGTATGCGTCGGCGTGGCGGAACGGCTGATCGCCGATTGCGTGGCCTATGCGACGGAGCGCAAGCAGTTCGGCAAGCCGATCGCCGAGCATCAACTGATCCAGGGCATGATCGCGGATTCCAAGACCGAAGCGCTGGTGGCACGCGCCATGGTGCTGGAGACGGCGACGGCGAAGGATGCAGGCAAAGACGTGGTGATGGAATCGGCCGCGGCGAAGTATTTCGCGTCCGAGATGGTCGGCAGGGTTGCGGATCGCGCGGTGCAGATTTTCGGCGGGGCGGGCTATATCGCCGATTACGGGATCGAGCGGCTGTACCGCGATGTGCGGTTGTTCCGGATTTACGAAGGGACCAGCCAGATCCAGCAGATCATCATCGCGCGCGAGACAATCAAGCGCGGGGGTTGA
- a CDS encoding SDR family oxidoreductase, translated as MDTTNLFRLDGRTALVTGGSRGIGKMIAAGFIAQGATVYISARKADVCFQTAQELGEKCIALPQDVSTVAGCKALAAQLAEHTDSLDILVNNAGAAWGEPFEDFPEKGWDKVMDLNVKSPFFLTQALHAALKQAARPDKPSKVINITSIDGQRLNPWETYSYHASKSALIYLTKRMAARLVQDSINVTSIAPGAFASEMNKAARDHGSEIAKGIPAKRIGVDEDMAGAAIYLASRAGDYVIGDTITVDGGLVHAALGTSIDA; from the coding sequence ATGGATACGACCAACCTCTTTCGCCTCGACGGGCGCACCGCACTCGTTACCGGCGGCTCGCGCGGGATCGGGAAGATGATCGCGGCAGGCTTCATCGCGCAGGGGGCGACGGTGTATATCTCCGCGCGCAAGGCCGATGTCTGTTTCCAAACGGCGCAAGAGTTGGGCGAGAAGTGCATTGCGCTGCCGCAGGACGTGTCGACCGTGGCCGGCTGCAAGGCACTGGCCGCGCAACTGGCCGAGCATACCGACAGCCTCGATATCCTGGTCAACAATGCCGGCGCGGCCTGGGGCGAGCCGTTCGAGGACTTCCCGGAAAAAGGCTGGGACAAGGTGATGGACCTGAACGTAAAGTCGCCCTTCTTCCTGACCCAGGCGCTGCACGCAGCGCTGAAACAGGCGGCGCGGCCGGACAAGCCGTCCAAGGTCATCAACATCACCTCGATCGACGGGCAGCGGCTGAACCCGTGGGAGACGTACAGCTATCACGCGTCGAAATCGGCGCTAATCTATCTGACCAAGCGGATGGCCGCACGGCTGGTGCAGGATTCGATCAATGTCACCTCGATCGCGCCGGGTGCCTTCGCCAGCGAGATGAACAAGGCGGCGCGCGACCACGGTTCGGAGATCGCCAAGGGCATTCCGGCGAAGCGCATCGGCGTGGACGAGGACATGGCCGGGGCGGCGATCTACCTGGCGAGCCGCGCCGGGGATTATGTGATCGGCGATACGATCACGGTCGATGGTGGACTGGTGCACGCCGCGCTGGGCACGTCGATCGACGCATGA
- a CDS encoding alpha/beta fold hydrolase, with translation MTDTPEPRPALAYHLTPGTGPTIVFLPGYASDMTGTKALALEAWAKQNGRAFLRFDYGGCGQSEGAFEDQTLTGWRDDVVAMLERLAGGPAVLVGSSLGGWLMLLVARDRPDLVAGLVGVAPAPDFTDWGFTTDEKLKILGEGRVTRASPYGPEPTLYTNAFWTSGEANRLMFGQIAIDVPVRLVQGQLDRDVPWTRTARLAELLRSADVQTVLVKDGDHRLSRDADIAAIVRAVEDVIARL, from the coding sequence ATGACCGACACCCCCGAACCCCGCCCCGCCCTCGCCTATCACCTCACCCCAGGCACCGGCCCGACAATCGTCTTCCTGCCGGGCTATGCCAGCGACATGACCGGTACCAAGGCGCTCGCGCTGGAAGCCTGGGCGAAGCAGAACGGCCGCGCCTTCCTGCGCTTCGATTATGGCGGGTGCGGGCAGAGCGAGGGCGCGTTCGAGGACCAGACGCTCACCGGTTGGCGCGACGACGTCGTCGCGATGCTCGAACGACTTGCCGGCGGCCCGGCCGTGCTCGTCGGGTCGTCGCTAGGGGGGTGGCTGATGCTGCTCGTCGCGCGCGACCGGCCCGATCTTGTCGCCGGATTGGTCGGTGTGGCACCCGCGCCCGATTTCACCGACTGGGGCTTCACGACGGACGAGAAATTGAAGATCCTCGGCGAAGGCCGTGTCACGCGCGCCTCGCCCTATGGGCCGGAGCCGACCCTCTACACCAACGCCTTCTGGACATCGGGCGAGGCCAACCGGCTGATGTTCGGCCAGATTGCGATCGATGTGCCGGTACGACTGGTCCAGGGTCAACTCGATCGCGACGTGCCATGGACGCGCACCGCGCGGCTCGCCGAACTGCTGCGTTCAGCCGATGTGCAGACAGTGTTGGTCAAGGACGGTGATCACCGCCTGTCGCGCGATGCGGATATCGCGGCGATCGTCCGCGCGGTCGAGGATGTGATAGCCCGCTTATGA
- a CDS encoding autotransporter domain-containing protein: protein MITLTKTRARFLCSAGIAALEVFFASTAQARCVTTGITVVCDTAAPNPETNGASGTEIVVRSGAVVRLDDPSAGASLRTTTVSVNATGRLTTEIGSQIFDVANGGTAVTTGNGVTISHSGAITALRPGARGVLLGSNSSIVVNSGAVVETVGNGSVLTFQNQSAAIATSGNDAAITVNGVVRSSGSNAPAISTTTTDLFGPVSFRAAVTVGATGSVTTSGSGSTAIGLAGGSSLSVAGSVSASGLNSSAVVYGPGPGTDVAISVGAGGTISSAHAAAISGTGANAIVSIAGTVNGAVSLGSGNDRIGLITGGKVTGLVDGGTGIDTLNLSGTGAGTLGGTANIETLAIASGSWTLGGIQSYASGVTLAAGAGLTVDSDGQLAIPGNGQAGFGAVTILGSGTKIVVKGMLRGGNAGPGNSVAAISAQTADGTRALAADITVGANGFLYGNTFNAPTLLLSGGGTVVTTNGTIAGTGAGSNGLTYTDLLAGPLTINIGQTGRIASNISGAAISGVGTNTVNVDLTIAGTIFVQSTSSPSVALGNANDRVTVTNTASITGTIDAGGGTDTLRLVNAGSGGVALPLNSSFENLEVVSGLWTTANALSYPSVIVASGAELRGLADVISINYRTSPVSVSGSATNITNAGTIRAGSGYAISLAGMFNDTIINSGTIIGGTAGAIDLGDGDDTLALITGSVITGSVNGGGGNDRVTLNGAGSGSFAGASGFETLTANSGSWTLSGNQRYISGITIAAPATLIGDSSTLTGLISNAGTLVFNQPVDGSFVGTLAGTGQLVKSGTAALTIGTQTGFFGATSITGGRLVLAGTLPSAVSVASGGALAGNGTVANLAIASGGTVSPGNSPGTIAVTGNFSQAAGSNYIAETTAAGVSDRIAIGGTATIGNGALLTVTRDGGTYVIGQRYTLLTATGGVIGTYTLVQTATGGTELRLAQSATGIFIDVARSAPSLPELAQTLNQRSVAPAFAALGGGNAAYAALTLEPNDTIVRTAFDALSGEVHASLRTAMIKGAQAGEDAVRTRILSRSAGNGIWGQITGLDGNDDRGPSVASVGRRGWGAFGGVDIAVGEHLRAGIAGGYTRTRLNVDERASSATVKGKHLLGYAGGALGPISLRGSVGYSWVDNKVRRSIVFTGYSAIHNSDYDGNVLHGLLEAGVKRPLLGGTVQPFAGIEAYRVHNDAFTESAGATALVGVARNQTFTMSNLGVRADTPLVGGLSARTQLGWQHVLGIAQPRSTLQFVGGQLPFTVVGATLSRDSAAVSLDLEWRPVETFSIIAGYSGAIGSNGHDSRFRLTAAIGF from the coding sequence ATGATAACATTGACTAAAACGCGTGCAAGATTTCTCTGCTCTGCGGGAATTGCTGCGCTCGAGGTGTTTTTTGCTTCGACCGCCCAGGCACGATGCGTCACGACCGGGATTACAGTTGTTTGCGATACCGCAGCGCCAAATCCTGAAACAAACGGTGCAAGCGGCACTGAAATCGTTGTGCGCTCTGGCGCTGTCGTCAGGCTGGACGATCCGTCCGCCGGAGCGTCGTTGCGGACGACGACTGTTTCGGTAAATGCCACCGGTCGGCTGACCACCGAAATCGGAAGCCAGATATTCGACGTCGCGAATGGCGGCACCGCGGTAACTACCGGAAATGGCGTCACTATCAGTCATTCCGGCGCCATCACGGCACTTCGTCCGGGCGCACGCGGCGTGCTGCTGGGATCGAACAGCTCCATCGTGGTCAACAGCGGTGCTGTGGTAGAGACCGTGGGTAACGGCAGCGTCTTAACATTTCAAAATCAAAGCGCGGCGATCGCAACATCTGGCAACGACGCCGCGATTACGGTCAACGGCGTCGTCCGTTCCAGCGGGTCTAACGCGCCGGCAATCAGCACAACGACGACTGATCTCTTCGGCCCCGTTTCGTTCAGGGCGGCGGTAACGGTCGGCGCGACGGGAAGCGTGACGACCTCGGGTTCTGGATCGACGGCGATCGGCTTGGCGGGCGGCTCGAGCCTAAGCGTCGCCGGATCGGTGTCGGCAAGCGGGCTGAATAGCAGTGCTGTTGTCTATGGGCCAGGCCCGGGCACCGACGTGGCGATCTCCGTAGGCGCGGGCGGAACGATAAGTTCTGCGCACGCAGCGGCGATCTCGGGGACGGGTGCGAATGCCATCGTTTCAATCGCGGGCACGGTGAATGGAGCCGTTTCGCTTGGTTCGGGAAATGATCGCATCGGCTTGATCACTGGCGGCAAGGTCACCGGCCTCGTCGATGGCGGCACCGGTATCGACACCCTGAATCTCTCGGGCACCGGTGCCGGTACCCTCGGTGGGACCGCGAACATCGAAACGCTGGCAATCGCTAGCGGCAGCTGGACGCTGGGCGGGATCCAAAGCTATGCCAGTGGCGTCACTTTGGCGGCCGGCGCCGGCCTCACGGTCGATAGCGACGGCCAGCTCGCTATTCCCGGCAATGGCCAAGCCGGGTTTGGCGCGGTGACCATACTGGGCTCCGGTACGAAAATCGTCGTCAAAGGCATGCTGCGCGGTGGAAACGCCGGTCCTGGCAACAGCGTCGCCGCTATCTCGGCGCAAACCGCCGACGGCACGCGCGCTTTGGCCGCCGATATCACGGTGGGGGCGAACGGCTTCCTATACGGTAACACCTTCAACGCGCCGACGCTTCTGCTATCCGGCGGCGGTACGGTAGTGACCACAAATGGCACGATCGCCGGAACCGGGGCAGGCTCGAACGGGCTCACCTACACCGATTTGCTGGCCGGCCCGCTCACCATCAACATCGGTCAGACCGGAAGGATCGCTTCAAACATTAGCGGTGCCGCCATCTCGGGGGTTGGCACCAACACGGTGAACGTAGATCTCACGATCGCTGGAACCATCTTCGTTCAGTCCACGTCATCGCCTTCGGTGGCGCTCGGCAATGCCAATGATCGAGTTACGGTAACGAACACCGCTTCGATCACCGGAACCATCGACGCAGGCGGCGGCACCGACACGCTGCGGCTGGTGAATGCCGGCAGTGGCGGCGTGGCGCTGCCTCTCAACAGCTCGTTCGAAAACCTCGAAGTTGTCAGCGGCCTGTGGACGACAGCGAATGCGCTCAGCTACCCATCGGTCATCGTCGCCAGCGGGGCAGAGCTCCGGGGTTTGGCTGACGTCATTTCCATCAACTATCGTACCAGTCCCGTTAGTGTCAGCGGAAGCGCGACCAATATCACCAATGCGGGCACAATCCGCGCGGGAAGCGGCTATGCGATTTCGCTGGCCGGCATGTTCAACGACACGATCATCAATTCCGGAACAATTATTGGCGGCACTGCCGGCGCAATCGACCTGGGTGATGGGGACGACACGCTGGCCTTGATAACCGGCTCAGTCATCACCGGCAGCGTCAATGGTGGCGGCGGCAATGATCGCGTTACGCTCAATGGGGCAGGATCGGGCAGTTTTGCTGGCGCATCCGGCTTCGAGACCTTGACCGCAAATAGCGGCAGTTGGACACTTTCGGGCAATCAGCGTTACATCAGCGGCATTACCATTGCCGCCCCAGCAACGCTGATCGGCGATAGCTCCACGCTGACCGGATTGATCTCCAACGCGGGAACCTTGGTATTCAACCAGCCTGTCGATGGCTCGTTCGTCGGCACGCTGGCCGGCACCGGGCAGCTGGTCAAATCCGGTACGGCGGCGCTGACGATCGGCACCCAGACCGGGTTTTTCGGCGCAACCAGCATTACTGGCGGACGCCTCGTGCTGGCCGGCACGCTCCCCTCGGCGGTCTCGGTAGCGAGCGGCGGCGCGCTGGCCGGAAATGGCACCGTTGCGAACCTGGCAATCGCCTCGGGCGGCACGGTATCGCCAGGGAACAGCCCAGGCACCATCGCCGTGACCGGCAATTTCAGCCAAGCGGCAGGATCCAACTATATCGCCGAAACGACGGCTGCGGGAGTGTCCGATCGGATTGCGATCGGCGGCACGGCAACGATTGGCAACGGCGCATTGCTGACCGTGACCCGCGATGGCGGCACCTACGTGATCGGTCAGCGATACACGCTGCTGACCGCGACCGGCGGGGTCATCGGCACCTACACGCTGGTCCAGACCGCGACGGGCGGCACCGAATTACGGTTGGCACAGAGTGCGACTGGCATATTCATCGATGTCGCCCGCAGTGCACCCTCGCTGCCCGAGCTGGCGCAGACCCTGAACCAGCGATCGGTGGCGCCTGCCTTTGCCGCGCTCGGTGGCGGCAATGCCGCCTATGCTGCCCTGACGCTCGAACCTAACGACACAATCGTGCGTACAGCATTCGATGCCCTTTCAGGGGAGGTCCACGCGTCGCTCCGCACTGCCATGATCAAGGGTGCGCAAGCGGGCGAGGATGCAGTGCGCACGCGGATCCTGTCGCGGTCGGCCGGCAATGGCATCTGGGGTCAGATCACCGGATTGGACGGCAATGACGATCGTGGCCCTAGTGTGGCCAGTGTCGGTCGGCGCGGCTGGGGTGCCTTCGGTGGCGTCGATATCGCGGTTGGGGAACACCTCCGCGCTGGTATCGCTGGCGGCTATACCCGAACGCGGCTGAACGTAGATGAGCGGGCCAGTAGTGCGACGGTCAAGGGGAAGCATCTGCTGGGCTATGCCGGCGGCGCGTTGGGTCCGATCTCGTTGCGCGGCAGTGTTGGGTATTCGTGGGTCGATAATAAGGTGCGGCGCTCCATTGTCTTTACTGGATACAGCGCGATCCACAACTCTGACTATGACGGCAATGTACTCCACGGACTGCTAGAGGCGGGCGTAAAGCGACCACTGCTTGGCGGCACGGTCCAACCGTTTGCCGGGATCGAAGCGTACCGTGTCCATAACGACGCGTTCACGGAATCTGCCGGTGCAACCGCGCTCGTCGGGGTGGCCAGGAATCAGACGTTCACGATGTCGAATCTTGGCGTGCGCGCCGACACGCCGTTGGTCGGCGGGCTGAGCGCTCGAACGCAACTCGGCTGGCAACATGTTCTAGGCATCGCGCAGCCGCGGTCGACCCTGCAATTTGTTGGTGGTCAGCTGCCCTTCACCGTTGTCGGGGCAACGCTGTCGCGGGACAGCGCGGCGGTGTCGCTCGATCTCGAATGGCGGCCGGTCGAAACGTTTTCCATCATCGCCGGCTATTCGGGCGCGATCGGCAGCAACGGCCACGACAGCCGTTTCCGCCTAACGGCTGCGATCGGCTTCTGA
- a CDS encoding SDR family NAD(P)-dependent oxidoreductase: protein MRFTGKNAVVTGGASGIGKATALRLAEEGAQVWIGDIDEAGGREIADMSNGKIHFLRTDVMQAGDIQAIMHAVDSAGGLDVVFNNAGAGGSRDPIDKIRPDDWDRTLALLLRSVALGIRYAAPLMIARRERGGGGGAIVNTASIAALQTGAAPTAYSVAKAGVLHLTKMAAADLSRYDIRVNAVCPGFITTNIFTSALGIEGEKLAQANGAINHIAAKAQPLQRAGRAEDIAAAVAYLASADASFVTGTHITVDGGMTIGPRHSWDADVPSLFSSLEAFAG from the coding sequence ATGCGCTTCACCGGCAAGAACGCCGTGGTAACCGGCGGTGCCTCGGGCATCGGCAAGGCCACCGCTCTGCGGCTCGCCGAGGAAGGGGCCCAGGTCTGGATCGGCGATATCGACGAGGCCGGCGGGCGCGAGATCGCCGATATGTCGAACGGCAAGATCCACTTCCTGCGCACCGATGTGATGCAGGCGGGCGACATCCAGGCGATCATGCACGCGGTGGATTCGGCCGGCGGGCTCGACGTCGTGTTCAACAATGCCGGCGCCGGCGGATCGCGCGATCCGATTGACAAGATCAGGCCGGACGATTGGGATCGTACCCTGGCGCTGCTGCTGCGCTCGGTCGCGCTCGGCATCCGCTATGCCGCCCCGCTGATGATCGCGCGCCGGGAACGCGGCGGCGGCGGCGGCGCGATCGTCAACACTGCCTCGATCGCCGCCTTGCAGACCGGTGCCGCGCCCACCGCCTATTCCGTCGCCAAGGCCGGCGTGCTCCATTTGACGAAGATGGCGGCGGCGGACCTGTCGCGCTACGATATTCGCGTCAACGCGGTGTGCCCCGGCTTCATTACCACCAACATCTTCACCTCGGCTCTGGGCATCGAGGGCGAGAAGCTTGCTCAGGCCAATGGCGCGATCAACCACATCGCCGCCAAGGCCCAGCCGCTGCAACGCGCCGGTCGCGCGGAAGACATCGCCGCCGCCGTCGCCTATCTGGCGAGCGCGGATGCCAGCTTCGTCACCGGTACACACATCACCGTCGACGGCGGTATGACGATCGGCCCGCGCCACAGCTGGGACGCAGACGTGCCGTCGCTCTTCTCCTCGCTGGAAGCATTTGCTGGCTGA
- a CDS encoding carbohydrate porin, which produces MRSTATLTIAALFCALPLGGAHAQAVTDTPSADAPASDTQRPPRAPVSRPRDQSPSALIGDTQNTPPPGLIGDWQQIRTRLGARGIGLTARYTSESAYNPAGGDRQLFRETGQFDAGALLDLDKLAGLKGGAFQATITWRRGRNLTADAGIDALQQVQEVYGRGQTVRVTQLWYEQRIGDRVELKLGRTNPGEDFEGFSCHFQNLSFCGAQPGNLVGDYWQNWPISQWGARVRVDLGENLRVQTAVYEINPRNLDNDFFIGHFHGATGVLIPVEFGWSRATGHVASYKLGGWIATADGADVFLDTNRRPIAITGLSPLQRSSRYGVYLAVQQQLSGTSKDGKSVRGLSVFANVTQADRATSVTDNQVAIGLFYKGLVPAVPGDVLGLGFARTNVNGRAVAADRRTPGAPVRSAEYAAEIYYAIHPADWLELRPNLQLIHQPGGIAAEKDVAVLGLKAAITL; this is translated from the coding sequence ATGCGATCGACCGCCACCCTGACCATCGCGGCGCTCTTCTGCGCCCTGCCGCTCGGCGGCGCGCACGCACAGGCGGTCACCGATACACCTTCGGCCGACGCTCCGGCCTCCGACACGCAGCGTCCGCCCCGCGCACCCGTATCGCGCCCTCGCGACCAGTCGCCGTCCGCGCTGATCGGCGACACGCAGAACACGCCGCCGCCGGGGTTGATCGGCGACTGGCAGCAGATCCGCACCCGGCTGGGCGCGCGCGGCATCGGCCTCACGGCGCGCTACACTTCGGAAAGCGCGTACAACCCCGCCGGCGGCGATCGGCAGCTGTTTCGTGAAACCGGTCAGTTTGATGCCGGCGCCCTGCTCGATCTCGACAAGCTGGCCGGCCTGAAGGGCGGCGCGTTCCAGGCGACGATCACCTGGCGACGCGGCCGCAATCTCACCGCCGATGCCGGCATCGATGCGCTGCAACAGGTGCAGGAGGTCTATGGCCGCGGCCAGACGGTGCGCGTCACGCAATTGTGGTACGAACAGCGCATCGGCGACAGGGTCGAGTTGAAACTCGGCCGCACCAATCCCGGCGAGGATTTCGAAGGCTTTTCCTGTCATTTCCAGAACCTCAGTTTCTGCGGCGCGCAGCCGGGCAACCTGGTCGGCGATTACTGGCAGAACTGGCCGATCAGCCAGTGGGGCGCGCGGGTGCGCGTCGATCTTGGCGAGAATCTTCGCGTCCAGACGGCCGTGTACGAGATCAATCCCCGCAATCTCGACAACGATTTCTTCATCGGCCACTTCCACGGCGCGACCGGGGTGCTGATCCCGGTCGAATTCGGCTGGTCGCGCGCCACCGGCCATGTCGCATCGTACAAGTTGGGCGGCTGGATCGCGACCGCCGATGGCGCCGACGTGTTCCTCGATACGAACCGCCGGCCGATCGCGATCACCGGCCTGTCGCCGTTGCAACGCTCCAGCCGCTACGGCGTCTACCTCGCCGTACAGCAACAGCTCAGCGGAACGTCGAAGGACGGCAAGTCGGTGCGCGGCCTCAGCGTGTTCGCGAACGTCACCCAGGCCGATCGCGCAACCTCGGTGACCGACAATCAGGTCGCGATCGGACTGTTCTACAAGGGGCTGGTCCCCGCCGTGCCCGGCGACGTGCTCGGCCTCGGGTTCGCGCGCACCAACGTCAACGGCCGCGCCGTCGCGGCCGACCGGCGGACCCCCGGCGCTCCTGTGCGCAGCGCCGAATATGCCGCCGAAATCTATTACGCGATCCACCCCGCCGACTGGCTGGAGCTCCGCCCCAATTTGCAACTCATCCATCAGCCCGGCGGCATCGCGGCCGAGAAGGACGTCGCGGTCCTGGGCCTCAAGGCGGCGATCACGCTGTAG
- a CDS encoding retropepsin-like aspartic protease family protein, whose translation MDEASVDTMFPIVNDLLANLVDGLFGGNVPFYVVIAAGVMVLIAARRFRLFGNLLTLALAGVALAILVPVVKERARFDPRLARLGDLFGHDPRAQQAVGGELRVPIAADGHFWVDVRIGGATQRMLIDSGATITALSERAAATAILRPETPAVPVLLQTANGPIRARTATIAVLHIGNVVARDVPVVVSPAFGDMSVLGMNVLSRLKSWRVEGDTLILVPHHPQDVTA comes from the coding sequence ATGGACGAAGCCTCGGTCGATACTATGTTCCCCATCGTGAACGATCTGCTCGCCAACCTGGTCGACGGTCTCTTCGGGGGCAACGTGCCGTTCTATGTCGTCATCGCCGCCGGCGTGATGGTGCTGATCGCGGCGCGGCGCTTCCGGCTGTTCGGCAATCTGCTGACGCTCGCACTGGCCGGGGTCGCGCTCGCCATCCTGGTCCCGGTGGTGAAGGAGCGCGCGCGTTTCGATCCGCGCCTCGCCCGCCTGGGCGACCTTTTCGGCCACGATCCGCGCGCGCAGCAGGCGGTCGGCGGCGAGCTGCGCGTGCCGATCGCGGCGGACGGGCATTTCTGGGTCGACGTGCGCATCGGCGGCGCCACGCAGCGCATGCTGATCGACAGCGGCGCGACGATCACCGCTCTGTCGGAACGCGCCGCCGCCACCGCCATTCTCCGGCCGGAAACCCCGGCCGTCCCCGTCCTGCTGCAAACTGCCAACGGTCCTATCCGCGCCCGCACCGCGACGATCGCCGTACTGCACATCGGCAATGTCGTCGCGCGCGACGTGCCCGTCGTCGTGTCGCCAGCGTTCGGCGACATGAGCGTGCTCGGTATGAACGTTTTATCGCGGCTAAAATCCTGGCGGGTGGAAGGCGACACGCTGATCCTCGTGCCGCACCACCCGCAGGATGTCACCGCCTGA